Proteins encoded within one genomic window of Polynucleobacter duraquae:
- the ald gene encoding alanine dehydrogenase, with translation MIVGVPQEVKNNEFRVGLTPGNVRGLCKQGHSVLVQRGAGEQIGLSDESYRLAGATLINSAAEVFAKAEMVVKVKEPQPQECAMLREDQILFTYLHLAPDPQQTKALLASGASCIAYETVTSFNGALPLLAPMSEVAGRMSIQAAATHLEKTNGGLGILMAGVPGVAPAKVVILGAGVVGRNALQMAVGMGADVYIFDRNIDCLRQIDILYGNRVRTFYADPLLVELEVCEADVVIGAVLLPGAAAPKLVTREMVRKMKAGAVVVDVAIDQGGCFETSKPTTHTDPTFIVDGVLHYCVANMPGAVARTSTFALTNATYPFIEALANRGMVKAFSHDHHLRNGLSVHRGQLTSEPVAKAQRVDFVLAEELLAA, from the coding sequence ATGATTGTTGGCGTACCTCAAGAAGTAAAAAATAATGAATTTCGTGTTGGCTTGACCCCAGGTAATGTGAGGGGTTTATGTAAGCAAGGCCATTCTGTCTTAGTGCAACGTGGGGCAGGTGAGCAAATTGGCTTGAGCGATGAATCCTATCGTCTGGCTGGTGCTACATTAATCAATAGCGCTGCTGAAGTTTTTGCAAAGGCAGAGATGGTAGTTAAGGTAAAGGAGCCTCAACCCCAGGAATGTGCGATGTTGCGTGAGGATCAAATTCTCTTTACCTATTTACACCTAGCACCAGACCCGCAGCAGACTAAAGCATTGCTCGCATCAGGCGCAAGTTGTATTGCTTATGAAACCGTGACCTCGTTTAATGGTGCATTACCACTTCTAGCCCCGATGAGTGAAGTTGCGGGCAGAATGTCTATACAAGCAGCCGCTACGCATCTAGAAAAAACAAATGGAGGTTTAGGTATCTTGATGGCGGGTGTACCTGGAGTAGCACCTGCAAAAGTGGTGATATTGGGTGCGGGAGTTGTGGGGCGCAATGCTTTGCAGATGGCAGTTGGGATGGGTGCAGATGTTTATATTTTTGATCGCAATATTGATTGCTTAAGACAGATTGACATACTTTATGGCAATCGTGTGAGAACCTTTTATGCTGATCCACTTTTGGTCGAGCTCGAGGTTTGTGAAGCAGATGTGGTCATTGGTGCCGTGTTGTTACCTGGTGCTGCAGCCCCAAAACTGGTAACACGCGAGATGGTACGCAAAATGAAGGCGGGTGCAGTAGTAGTAGACGTAGCGATTGACCAAGGTGGTTGTTTTGAGACATCCAAACCCACTACGCATACTGATCCCACTTTTATCGTGGATGGCGTGCTGCACTACTGTGTGGCGAATATGCCCGGTGCAGTCGCAAGAACTTCTACCTTTGCTTTGACGAATGCAACTTACCCTTTCATTGAAGCCTTGGCAAATCGGGGTATGGTGAAGGCGTTCTCGCATGATCATCATCTTCGCAATGGTTTAAGTGTGCACCGAGGTCAGCTCACATCCGAGCCAGTTGCTAAAGCGCAAAGAGTAGATTTTGTATTGGCGGAAGAATTATTGGCTGCCTAA
- a CDS encoding TMEM165/GDT1 family protein, with product MDLSALVISTGVVALAEMGDKTQLLSLMLAARYPKQALAIIGGIFIATIANHACAALLGHWLTTFMSPDLLKWILGLSFLGIGLWLLVPDHIDDAAGSKVADRAFQVFMLTVGLFFLAEMGDKTQIATIALGAKYSDVFSVTVGTTLGMMLANAPAVWIGQKFTNRMPIQWVHAVAAVTFIAIGIATLIWG from the coding sequence ATGGACCTATCTGCATTAGTAATTTCTACCGGCGTCGTCGCTCTTGCGGAGATGGGTGATAAAACCCAATTACTCTCTTTGATGTTGGCTGCGCGTTATCCAAAGCAGGCGCTCGCCATTATTGGTGGGATATTCATCGCAACAATTGCTAATCATGCGTGTGCGGCTTTACTGGGGCATTGGCTCACTACTTTTATGAGTCCAGATCTGCTCAAGTGGATTTTGGGCTTAAGCTTTTTGGGAATAGGTCTCTGGCTCTTGGTGCCTGATCATATTGATGATGCAGCTGGATCAAAAGTAGCCGATAGAGCTTTTCAGGTATTTATGCTGACGGTCGGACTCTTTTTCTTAGCTGAGATGGGAGATAAGACCCAAATCGCTACGATCGCCTTGGGTGCAAAATATTCCGATGTCTTTTCTGTGACGGTTGGCACTACTTTGGGGATGATGCTGGCGAATGCCCCAGCAGTTTGGATTGGGCAAAAATTCACGAATCGTATGCCCATTCAGTGGGTACATGCGGTTGCCGCTGTCACCTTCATCGCCATTGGTATTGCTACTCTTATTTGGGGTTAG
- the pepN gene encoding aminopeptidase N, giving the protein MKTDLPQSFRRLEYRASNYTFSQVDLDIALDPARTIVKSRLEVLPGASHEAGTPLVLQGYELEFVSLRINGEAHRQFELNPETLTIHALPNEGKQAFIVEIICVCVPEKNTSLMGLYVSNGNFFTQCEAEGFRKITYFLDRPDVMARYRVTLRARESECPVLLSNGNLISAEKLPNGWHSAVWEDPFPKPSYLFALVAGKLECIEETITTGSGAKKLLQIWVEPHDLKKTRHAMDSLIASIRWDEKRYGLELDLERFMIVAVGDFNMGAMENKGLNIFNTKYVLAQAETATDADFANIESVVAHEYFHNWTGNRVTCRDWFQLSLKEGLTVFRDQEFSADQMGTESGRAVKRIEDVRLLRQLQFPEDAGPMAHPIRPDEYQEINNFYTVTVYEKGAEVVRMYQTLLGVEGFRKGMDLYFQRHDGQAVTCDDFLAAMADANGRDLSQFKNWYSQAGTPQVKVEELYDADKKQYQVTLTQSPSANTAHKDSKLFHIPLKMRLLTSENDQLETLLELTQGQQAWTFDQVMSRPVLSINRNFSAPINLDFDQSEADLLTMFSSDDDAFNRWEAGQKLAMQMILGNRLPDKALIEAYRTLLTDSNLDPAFKELALTLPAETYLYEQCASVDPQQIYHARRAFRHALASELRIEWAALYQQMQTPGPFNPDAASAGKRGLKNLALSMLLEADPLIWAPMAVNQYQNADNMTDRYAALAGLAIHGSKSATACLEDFYSRFADDALVIDKWFALQSSRPPVENAESTLNEVKRLREHEAFKMNNPNRVRSVIHAFCMNNPASFHQADGSGYAFWAESVLALNLINPQVAARLARGLDRWRQFAKPYQDHMLAALKQVAACETLSPDVKEVVSKALGN; this is encoded by the coding sequence ATGAAAACTGATCTGCCACAGAGCTTTCGCAGGCTCGAATACCGCGCTTCCAATTACACCTTTTCACAAGTTGATCTAGACATTGCTTTAGATCCTGCTAGGACGATAGTGAAGAGCCGATTAGAAGTTCTGCCTGGCGCTAGTCATGAGGCTGGTACACCTTTAGTTCTGCAGGGCTATGAACTTGAATTCGTGAGTTTGCGCATTAATGGTGAAGCCCATCGCCAGTTTGAACTGAATCCAGAAACACTGACTATCCATGCTTTGCCGAATGAGGGTAAGCAAGCTTTCATTGTTGAGATTATCTGCGTATGTGTACCTGAGAAAAATACCTCGCTCATGGGCTTATATGTTTCCAACGGGAATTTCTTTACCCAGTGCGAAGCTGAGGGGTTCAGAAAGATTACATACTTCCTCGATAGACCTGATGTGATGGCGCGTTATCGCGTGACTCTTCGTGCTCGTGAGTCAGAATGCCCAGTGTTGTTATCGAACGGCAACCTCATTAGTGCTGAAAAATTACCGAATGGTTGGCACAGCGCTGTTTGGGAAGATCCGTTTCCAAAACCATCTTATTTGTTTGCCTTGGTTGCCGGAAAACTGGAATGCATAGAAGAAACCATCACTACAGGCAGCGGTGCAAAAAAGTTATTACAGATTTGGGTTGAACCACATGACTTGAAAAAGACCCGTCACGCAATGGATTCTTTAATTGCCTCAATTCGTTGGGATGAGAAACGCTATGGCCTGGAGTTAGATCTGGAGCGCTTCATGATTGTGGCAGTTGGTGATTTCAATATGGGTGCGATGGAAAATAAGGGCCTGAATATATTTAATACTAAGTATGTCCTCGCTCAAGCAGAGACTGCAACCGATGCCGACTTTGCCAACATAGAAAGCGTCGTAGCTCATGAGTACTTTCATAACTGGACCGGCAATCGAGTTACCTGTAGGGATTGGTTTCAGCTTTCATTAAAAGAAGGTTTAACTGTATTTCGAGATCAAGAGTTCTCTGCAGATCAGATGGGGACTGAGTCTGGTAGAGCGGTAAAGCGCATTGAAGATGTGCGCTTATTGCGTCAACTACAGTTTCCAGAAGATGCGGGGCCAATGGCACATCCAATTCGTCCAGACGAATACCAAGAGATCAATAATTTCTACACCGTCACTGTATATGAAAAGGGTGCAGAAGTAGTGCGGATGTATCAAACTCTATTGGGTGTTGAGGGTTTCCGTAAAGGCATGGATTTGTACTTCCAGCGTCATGATGGTCAAGCAGTTACCTGCGATGATTTCTTGGCTGCCATGGCTGATGCCAATGGCCGCGATCTTTCCCAGTTTAAAAACTGGTACAGCCAGGCCGGTACTCCTCAGGTCAAGGTGGAGGAACTCTATGATGCGGATAAAAAGCAATATCAAGTGACTTTGACGCAAAGCCCCTCAGCAAATACAGCGCACAAAGATAGTAAGCTTTTTCATATTCCACTGAAGATGCGTTTACTAACATCTGAAAATGACCAGCTTGAAACTTTGTTGGAGTTAACACAAGGTCAGCAAGCCTGGACTTTTGATCAGGTGATGAGCCGTCCAGTGTTATCGATTAATCGCAATTTCTCAGCCCCGATTAATTTAGATTTTGATCAAAGTGAGGCCGACCTACTCACCATGTTCTCGAGTGATGATGACGCCTTCAATCGTTGGGAGGCTGGTCAGAAACTGGCAATGCAAATGATTCTGGGTAATCGTTTGCCTGATAAAGCGCTGATTGAGGCTTATCGCACTTTGTTGACTGATTCGAACTTAGATCCCGCGTTCAAAGAGCTGGCGCTGACCCTTCCTGCCGAGACTTATCTATATGAGCAGTGTGCGAGCGTTGATCCACAACAAATTTATCATGCGCGTCGTGCTTTCCGTCATGCTCTAGCTAGTGAGTTACGCATCGAGTGGGCAGCGCTCTATCAGCAGATGCAAACGCCAGGACCATTTAATCCAGATGCAGCAAGCGCTGGTAAGCGCGGCTTAAAGAATCTGGCGTTAAGTATGTTGCTTGAAGCGGACCCTTTGATCTGGGCGCCAATGGCAGTCAATCAGTATCAGAATGCTGACAACATGACTGATCGATATGCTGCTTTAGCTGGCTTAGCCATTCATGGATCAAAATCAGCGACTGCTTGTTTGGAGGATTTTTATTCCCGGTTTGCTGACGATGCTTTAGTCATTGATAAATGGTTTGCATTGCAATCAAGCAGACCCCCAGTCGAAAATGCTGAATCGACATTGAATGAAGTCAAGCGCTTGCGTGAGCACGAAGCCTTCAAGATGAATAACCCCAACCGAGTTCGCAGCGTCATTCATGCTTTTTGTATGAATAATCCCGCTAGCTTTCATCAGGCAGATGGCAGTGGTTATGCATTTTGGGCTGAATCCGTTTTGGCCTTAAACCTCATCAATCCTCAGGTTGCCGCTCGTTTAGCTAGGGGATTAGATCGCTGGCGTCAATTTGCCAAGCCTTATCAAGACCATATGCTGGCAGCCCTAAAGCAGGTTGCGGCTTGCGAAACCCTCTCTCCAGATGTGAAAGAGGTGGTTTCAAAGGCTTTGGGTAATTAA
- a CDS encoding class 1 fructose-bisphosphatase produces the protein MSASSTFNTNFKQYLISAKVKGAGIPAGLQELLLAVAHTCSTLSHEVAQGALIGLLGSAGTGNVQGEVQQKLDVIANDLLIDGVQGCKSLAGLASEEMELPLPVQGTGDYLLLFDPLDGSSNIDVNVSIGTIFSVLKKQDPAASLQTSDFLLSGRHQVAAGYVVYGPQTTMALTLGDGVVMFTLNKVTGEFILIKHAVEIAHSTEEFAINMSNMRHWAEPVRRYVDECLAGVSGERDKDFNMRWIASMVADVHRVLSRGGIFMYPWDQREPHKPGKLRLMYEANPMSFLVEQAGGASTNGDQLIMDMIPTELHERVSVMLGSKEEIERLQHYHSQV, from the coding sequence TTGAGCGCTTCAAGCACCTTTAATACTAATTTCAAGCAATACCTGATATCCGCTAAGGTGAAGGGTGCTGGCATACCCGCTGGCTTACAAGAACTGTTATTAGCAGTTGCACATACTTGTTCAACCCTGAGTCATGAGGTCGCACAAGGCGCTTTAATTGGTTTACTAGGCTCTGCTGGCACTGGTAATGTCCAGGGTGAAGTTCAGCAAAAACTGGATGTGATTGCCAATGACTTACTAATTGATGGTGTACAGGGATGTAAATCCCTGGCCGGTCTGGCTTCCGAAGAAATGGAATTACCACTCCCAGTTCAGGGCACTGGCGACTACTTGCTATTGTTTGATCCATTGGATGGTTCGTCAAATATCGATGTGAATGTATCTATCGGTACGATTTTCTCTGTACTCAAGAAGCAGGATCCTGCAGCCTCATTACAAACTTCAGATTTCTTATTATCAGGCCGTCATCAAGTGGCCGCAGGTTATGTTGTCTATGGTCCGCAAACTACCATGGCATTAACGCTGGGCGATGGCGTAGTGATGTTTACGCTCAATAAGGTGACTGGTGAATTCATCTTAATTAAGCATGCAGTTGAGATTGCGCACTCAACGGAAGAGTTTGCCATCAATATGTCGAATATGCGTCACTGGGCCGAGCCTGTGCGCCGCTATGTAGATGAGTGCTTAGCAGGTGTCAGTGGCGAACGTGATAAAGATTTCAACATGCGCTGGATTGCGTCCATGGTTGCCGATGTTCACCGCGTCTTATCGCGTGGCGGTATCTTTATGTATCCATGGGACCAACGTGAACCCCATAAGCCAGGCAAGTTACGCCTGATGTATGAAGCTAATCCCATGAGCTTTTTAGTAGAGCAGGCTGGTGGCGCATCAACTAATGGTGACCAATTAATTATGGACATGATTCCTACAGAATTACATGAGCGTGTCTCTGTCATGCTGGGGTCTAAAGAAGAGATTGAGCGCTTACAGCATTACCATTCGCAGGTGTAG
- the cphA gene encoding cyanophycin synthetase yields the protein MEITRIRILRGPNLWSRHTSLEAIVSCDESERSIDLIPQFEIKIRERFPQLGSMRRGGHNEALSLAHALEHAALGLQSQAGCPVTFSRTVQTVDAGVYQVVVEYTEEVVGRMAFDFAFGLIQATLNDVPFDLAAALSELEALYEDVRLGPSTGSIVDAAVQRNIPYRRMTEGSMVQFGWGSKQKRIQAAETSDTSAIAEAIAQDKELTKNLLAAAGVSVPIGEVVTTADDAWRAAQKIGGPIVLKPKDGNQGKGVVANIQTEEEIRAGFVVTQAFGRETIVERYLPGADYRLLVVGNRLSAAARREPAQVIGDDKHTVAELVELENKNPLRGDGHATALTKIRFDDIALAHLASNNLSPKYIPKTGERVLLRNNANLSTGGTATDVTDDVHPDVAASAIAAAQMIGLDIAGVDILCEAIYKPLEAQGGGIVEVNAAPGLRMHLKPSYGKSRPVGEDIINTMYPLGEDGRIPVVAVTGTNGKTTTVRLISHLLNETGLRVGMTTTDGVYINHRLIDSGDCSGPKSARNVLMHPDVDAAVLETARGGMLREGLGFDRCEVAVVTNIGEGDHLGLNYITSVEDLAILKRVVVQNVAPSGAAVLNATDPIVVKMGDVCTGRVIFFAQNQHHPVIAAHRAKNKKVIYFDGAFIVCSKGSRVLFRFPVSEIPLTQNGVLGFQIENAMASIGAAWALGLDAEKIARGLHSFESSANAVPGRFNQFQHKGATVIADYGHNPDAMRALASAIEAMKPKKSHVVISGAGDRRDEDIRDLTRILGNSFDNVILYQDQCQRGREDGEVLKLLQEGLVGTKKAKQVKEITGEFLAIDTALNDLSAGDICLILIDQVEESLAYLKEQVRP from the coding sequence TTGGAAATCACCCGTATTCGCATATTGCGTGGCCCGAATTTATGGAGCCGCCATACTTCTTTAGAAGCAATTGTTTCTTGTGACGAATCAGAGCGCTCAATCGACTTAATTCCCCAATTTGAAATCAAGATTCGCGAACGCTTTCCCCAGTTAGGTAGTATGCGCCGAGGTGGACACAATGAAGCTCTCTCCCTAGCCCATGCCTTGGAGCATGCTGCATTAGGCCTTCAGTCTCAGGCTGGCTGTCCAGTCACCTTTAGCCGCACAGTACAAACTGTTGATGCGGGCGTCTATCAAGTCGTAGTGGAATACACAGAAGAAGTCGTTGGTCGCATGGCTTTTGACTTTGCATTTGGACTAATCCAGGCAACTCTTAATGATGTACCGTTTGATTTAGCAGCTGCCCTCTCAGAATTAGAGGCTTTGTATGAGGATGTACGCCTAGGCCCGAGCACTGGATCCATTGTTGACGCTGCAGTACAAAGAAATATCCCTTATCGCCGTATGACTGAGGGCAGCATGGTGCAGTTTGGTTGGGGTAGCAAACAAAAACGTATTCAAGCCGCCGAGACCAGCGATACAAGCGCAATTGCAGAAGCCATTGCACAAGACAAAGAGCTCACTAAAAATCTCTTAGCAGCCGCTGGCGTATCAGTTCCAATTGGCGAGGTAGTCACCACTGCTGATGATGCATGGCGCGCGGCACAGAAAATTGGCGGCCCCATAGTGCTTAAACCTAAAGATGGTAATCAAGGTAAAGGTGTTGTTGCGAACATTCAAACAGAGGAAGAGATACGTGCTGGCTTTGTTGTGACGCAAGCCTTTGGTCGAGAAACTATTGTGGAGCGCTATTTACCCGGCGCAGACTACCGTTTATTAGTAGTCGGCAATCGCCTATCTGCTGCGGCACGTCGCGAACCCGCTCAAGTGATTGGCGATGACAAGCATACCGTTGCTGAACTAGTTGAGCTGGAAAATAAAAATCCATTACGTGGTGACGGTCATGCAACAGCATTAACAAAGATTCGGTTTGACGATATTGCTCTTGCGCATTTAGCCAGCAATAATCTGAGCCCCAAATACATTCCCAAAACTGGGGAACGCGTTTTGCTGCGTAACAATGCCAACCTGAGTACTGGTGGCACAGCAACTGATGTTACAGATGATGTCCATCCTGATGTTGCAGCCAGCGCTATCGCTGCTGCGCAAATGATTGGCTTGGACATCGCAGGTGTTGATATTTTGTGCGAAGCAATTTACAAGCCTTTAGAAGCTCAAGGCGGTGGAATTGTTGAGGTCAATGCCGCACCAGGCCTACGTATGCATCTCAAGCCTTCCTATGGCAAGAGCCGTCCTGTAGGCGAAGACATCATTAATACGATGTACCCTCTTGGCGAGGATGGCAGAATTCCAGTTGTTGCAGTGACTGGAACCAACGGTAAAACAACTACCGTACGCCTGATTTCTCATCTACTTAATGAGACTGGCCTACGTGTTGGCATGACAACCACTGATGGCGTGTATATCAACCATCGACTGATTGATTCTGGAGACTGCAGTGGGCCCAAGAGTGCTCGTAACGTCCTCATGCATCCCGACGTAGATGCCGCTGTTTTAGAAACAGCTCGCGGCGGAATGCTGCGTGAAGGCTTGGGTTTTGACCGCTGTGAAGTTGCTGTTGTTACCAATATTGGCGAAGGAGATCATCTCGGTCTTAACTACATCACCAGTGTTGAAGACTTAGCGATTCTGAAACGGGTAGTTGTTCAAAATGTGGCGCCGTCTGGCGCCGCAGTTCTCAATGCTACGGATCCTATAGTAGTGAAGATGGGGGATGTTTGCACTGGTCGAGTGATTTTCTTTGCGCAAAATCAACATCACCCCGTGATTGCGGCACATCGAGCTAAAAACAAAAAAGTGATTTACTTTGATGGGGCCTTTATCGTCTGCTCCAAAGGATCACGCGTTCTCTTTCGCTTCCCGGTTAGCGAAATTCCGTTGACCCAGAATGGCGTTTTAGGCTTCCAAATTGAAAACGCCATGGCTTCTATTGGAGCGGCTTGGGCATTAGGCTTGGATGCTGAAAAGATTGCGCGTGGCCTCCACTCGTTTGAGAGCTCTGCAAATGCTGTGCCAGGTCGCTTTAATCAATTCCAGCATAAAGGTGCCACTGTCATTGCTGACTATGGCCACAATCCAGATGCTATGCGCGCTTTAGCTAGCGCAATTGAGGCCATGAAACCCAAGAAGAGTCACGTTGTTATTAGCGGTGCCGGCGATCGTCGTGATGAAGATATTCGCGATCTAACTCGTATTCTTGGCAATAGCTTTGACAATGTCATTCTGTATCAAGATCAGTGTCAGCGTGGCCGCGAAGATGGTGAAGTGCTCAAGCTTCTTCAAGAAGGTTTAGTAGGCACCAAGAAAGCCAAGCAAGTTAAAGAGATTACTGGTGAATTTCTTGCTATTGATACGGCTCTGAATGATTTGTCTGCCGGCGATATCTGCTTGATACTCATTGACCAAGTCGAAGAATCGCTAGCCTACCTTAAAGAGCAGGTTCGGCCATAA
- the cphA gene encoding cyanophycin synthetase: MPQLLDKTIEILSHRHLRGPNMWSYNPALEVLIDIGDLEDYPSDLIPGFYDRLSKCLPSLHDHRCSYGEPGGFLKRVEEGTWPGHILEHLTIELQNLAGIAGGFGRARDGGRRGVYKVIVSATEEAVTLQAFQFARDLLLTLIKDNGDAIAQREQIIEDLRDLSDDLCLGPSTACIVNAATAREIPYIRLSSGNLVQLGYGSKQRRIWTAETDQTSAIAETISRDKDLTKSLLASAGVPTPEGRTVTSPDDAWEAAQDIGLPVVVKPIDGNHGRGVFINLYTQQEIEAAYAVAINEGSEVLVERHIIGDEHRLLVVGNKVVAAAKGETVWITGDGKHTVLELIQIQINSDPRRGTTEECPLNPVRIDSAVELELARQKLTGDSIPSVDQKVLIQSNGNVAFDVTDLVHPEVAHQVALAARVVGLEIAGIDLVAQDISKPLESQNAAIVEVNAGPGLLMHLKPASGKPQPVGEEIANHLFPPGYDFRIPIVGISGNSGRTIVAEMVAHFIRLTNAHVGLSTSNGLYFGSRTIKQTSSSHWDNARRTLQNRAIEVAVIENDNASLLLEGLAYDQCQVGIVLNIDPLKLFPEHYISEEDQLFNVVRTQVDVVLPTGTSVLNADDSMIVKMAELSKGEVMYFSQDPASPVITAHQEKDGRSIIVGLSFITLKQGKLDKLVIPIPPTVRDASLDWVSNLSLAAAIGAAWALDIPFNVIEAGVETFVSSSNIPAGA; this comes from the coding sequence ATGCCCCAATTACTAGATAAAACCATTGAAATCCTGAGCCATAGACATCTTCGTGGCCCCAATATGTGGAGCTATAACCCAGCGCTTGAGGTATTGATTGATATAGGCGACTTGGAAGATTACCCATCTGACCTCATTCCCGGTTTTTACGATCGCCTTAGTAAGTGCCTTCCCAGTCTGCATGATCATCGCTGCAGCTACGGAGAGCCAGGCGGGTTTTTAAAGCGCGTTGAAGAAGGTACTTGGCCTGGACATATCCTAGAACACCTCACCATTGAGCTGCAAAACTTAGCTGGCATTGCGGGTGGCTTTGGCAGAGCTCGGGACGGTGGCCGTCGAGGCGTATATAAAGTCATTGTGAGCGCTACTGAAGAGGCCGTAACATTGCAGGCCTTTCAGTTTGCACGCGATCTTCTCCTCACCTTAATTAAAGATAATGGAGATGCTATTGCGCAAAGAGAACAGATTATTGAAGACCTTCGCGATTTAAGTGATGACCTCTGTCTTGGTCCCAGTACAGCCTGCATCGTCAACGCTGCAACCGCACGAGAAATTCCTTACATCAGGCTATCAAGCGGTAATTTAGTACAACTTGGATACGGTTCTAAGCAAAGACGTATTTGGACAGCAGAAACTGATCAAACCAGTGCCATCGCAGAAACTATCTCGCGTGATAAAGACCTTACTAAGAGCTTACTTGCTAGTGCTGGCGTCCCTACTCCAGAGGGTAGAACTGTTACTAGTCCGGATGACGCCTGGGAAGCGGCGCAAGATATTGGCCTGCCAGTAGTTGTAAAGCCAATTGATGGCAATCATGGTCGTGGTGTATTTATCAACCTCTATACCCAGCAAGAAATTGAAGCGGCATATGCTGTTGCTATTAACGAAGGTAGTGAAGTTTTAGTAGAGCGACACATCATTGGTGACGAACATCGCTTATTGGTAGTAGGCAATAAAGTAGTTGCAGCCGCCAAAGGTGAAACCGTTTGGATTACGGGGGATGGCAAACATACCGTTCTTGAACTCATTCAGATTCAAATTAATTCTGACCCACGTCGGGGTACCACCGAAGAGTGCCCCCTCAATCCAGTACGTATCGATTCTGCGGTTGAGTTAGAGCTTGCACGCCAGAAACTCACTGGTGACAGCATTCCCAGTGTTGATCAAAAGGTACTCATTCAAAGTAACGGTAACGTAGCATTTGATGTAACTGATCTAGTTCACCCTGAAGTAGCTCATCAAGTTGCTTTGGCTGCACGCGTAGTAGGATTAGAAATTGCTGGTATTGACCTTGTGGCCCAAGATATCAGTAAACCACTTGAGTCACAGAATGCTGCCATCGTCGAGGTCAATGCAGGTCCTGGCTTATTAATGCACCTAAAACCTGCCAGTGGCAAACCTCAACCTGTAGGCGAAGAAATTGCAAATCATTTATTCCCGCCAGGTTACGATTTTAGGATTCCTATTGTTGGCATTAGTGGCAATTCTGGAAGAACCATCGTCGCTGAAATGGTTGCCCATTTTATTAGACTGACTAACGCGCATGTTGGCCTCTCTACCAGTAATGGCCTGTATTTCGGTAGTCGCACCATTAAGCAAACCTCCTCTTCTCATTGGGACAATGCGCGACGCACACTACAAAATAGGGCCATCGAAGTCGCTGTAATTGAAAATGACAATGCCTCTCTTTTGCTAGAAGGTCTCGCATACGACCAATGTCAAGTTGGCATCGTTCTCAACATTGATCCGCTTAAGCTCTTTCCAGAACACTACATCAGCGAAGAAGATCAATTATTTAACGTGGTTCGAACTCAGGTTGATGTCGTGTTGCCGACAGGCACTAGCGTGTTAAATGCAGATGACTCCATGATTGTGAAAATGGCCGAACTCAGCAAGGGTGAAGTGATGTACTTCTCTCAAGACCCAGCCTCCCCTGTAATAACTGCTCACCAAGAAAAAGATGGCCGCTCAATCATTGTGGGCCTATCTTTCATTACCCTCAAACAGGGTAAGCTAGATAAATTAGTTATCCCCATCCCCCCAACTGTGAGAGATGCATCTCTTGATTGGGTCTCCAACTTAAGTCTTGCAGCTGCCATTGGAGCTGCTTGGGCTTTAGATATTCCGTTCAACGTTATCGAAGCTGGTGTTGAAACATTTGTTTCCAGCTCCAATATTCCAGCAGGGGCTTAA